The following are encoded together in the Capillibacterium thermochitinicola genome:
- a CDS encoding UDP-3-O-acyl-N-acetylglucosamine deacetylase: MGPDKWRIRTIEHLMAALHGLQVDNLLVAVEGPEIPLGDGSTPFL, translated from the coding sequence GTGGGTCCGGACAAGTGGCGGATCCGGACGATCGAGCACTTGATGGCGGCTTTGCATGGCCTCCAGGTGGATAACCTGCTGGTGGCGGTGGAGGGCCCGGAAATTCCATTGGGTGACGGTAGCACCCCTTTTTTGTGA
- a CDS encoding glycosyltransferase family protein yields the protein MPLDIIITVNSPGEVSGWLKPVVDALQDFPWPYRLTVFIPPCPFASGAESRVVAELPQVKQVIGAEETVRFIITGKLPAEFNPAGKGIILFLGGDLTYAALLAKRLRYPAVAYTEGLTNWTNSFARFATAYPWMADKVKKPAVKRKTEVIGNLMLDAVNPEYSKEQMKKLMGNEEAPGLLLLPGSRPVHFQYMLAFYMKTAEKIKAQMPSLGMAVSISPFVTEEQLVAALSDWGAREWGVSATYSPAGKGSLDSVGPLKVLGEIKTATGLRLPCFHHQQYSLMNWADLALTIPGTNTVELAALGVPMVVTIPLNHPEKIPLEGLAGLIGGLPLLGKVLKRKLVPKFLAKIKFTAWPNRLAKAEIVPELIGKISPDQVAEAALGMLQDKAGLTQISQRLKGVVGEPGAAKRLVRILEEVVRTAYPSTVLTASMS from the coding sequence ATGCCGTTGGATATTATAATTACTGTAAACAGTCCGGGGGAAGTCTCCGGATGGTTGAAACCGGTTGTTGATGCTCTCCAGGATTTCCCATGGCCGTACCGGCTGACGGTGTTTATTCCCCCGTGCCCGTTTGCCAGTGGCGCCGAAAGCCGGGTTGTGGCGGAACTGCCCCAAGTAAAACAGGTGATTGGTGCGGAAGAAACGGTCCGTTTCATTATAACCGGGAAATTACCGGCCGAGTTTAACCCGGCCGGAAAGGGAATCATCCTTTTTTTAGGGGGCGATCTGACTTATGCTGCCTTGTTGGCGAAACGCCTTCGTTACCCGGCCGTTGCCTATACGGAAGGACTGACCAACTGGACCAACTCTTTTGCGCGGTTTGCCACGGCTTACCCTTGGATGGCCGATAAAGTAAAGAAGCCGGCGGTAAAAAGGAAAACGGAAGTAATTGGCAATTTAATGTTGGATGCGGTTAACCCCGAGTATTCGAAAGAACAGATGAAAAAACTGATGGGAAATGAGGAAGCGCCCGGCTTGTTGTTGCTTCCCGGAAGCCGCCCGGTCCATTTCCAATATATGCTTGCTTTTTATATGAAAACAGCGGAGAAAATCAAAGCCCAGATGCCGTCGCTGGGGATGGCGGTGAGTATTTCGCCCTTTGTCACGGAAGAGCAACTGGTGGCCGCCCTTTCCGATTGGGGAGCCCGGGAATGGGGAGTGTCTGCCACTTATTCTCCGGCAGGGAAAGGTTCTTTGGACTCCGTCGGTCCTTTAAAGGTCCTGGGTGAGATTAAAACGGCGACCGGTCTTCGCCTTCCCTGTTTCCATCATCAACAGTATTCCTTAATGAACTGGGCGGACTTGGCATTGACAATCCCCGGCACGAATACGGTTGAGCTGGCGGCGCTGGGCGTACCCATGGTCGTCACCATTCCGTTAAACCATCCGGAAAAGATCCCCCTTGAAGGGCTGGCCGGATTGATCGGCGGCCTCCCCCTCCTGGGGAAAGTGCTCAAAAGGAAGCTGGTTCCTAAATTTCTGGCCAAGATTAAGTTTACGGCTTGGCCGAACCGGTTGGCCAAAGCGGAGATTGTCCCGGAACTGATCGGGAAGATCTCCCCCGATCAGGTGGCCGAAGCTGCGCTTGGAATGTTACAGGATAAAGCGGGTCTGACGCAAATTTCCCAACGTCTCAAAGGAGTTGTGGGTGAACCGGGGGCCGCCAAGCGGTTGGTCCGGATCCTGGAGGAAGTGGTCAGAACCGCCTACCCTTCCACTGTTTTAACCGCCTCCATGTCGTAA
- a CDS encoding O-antigen ligase family protein, giving the protein MDTPSAQNPGRQRQKIKIIIEKTGWYLTFALVPCGQPYFGLLFLLIAKLASLFSREKQEPILSSVPRLAKRTGQLFVFLLVYMFINSFFSKQPLNSFLLSLAFTLVFYFYFFGSQRLAFYDRKFLTTCFFLFTGGGIAVSAATLIRYFSLNLPRAELFGGPNSLGTLIIMYTGVGLGFLLAKGKPYAYFVFPFLTASVCALLATQSRGAWVGFAGMLVLLMLLNYKKKITLIFLVILLLAAGLLMINPTLNDRFLSIFSLDKGGNMTRIHIWQASLNMIKDKPLQGVGLGVFPAVYLEYAPPAAKKEKTFAFAHNIFLQMAAELGLPGFLLFSLAFAHTYFLAYKLTKSGNPFYQGIFASLVGVFIHQQVDLPIWKTNIGIGFWLLLGLAVGLYAMEAKKTAVTTGPSQPDCQSLTMPGQS; this is encoded by the coding sequence ATGGACACCCCGTCGGCACAAAACCCCGGACGGCAAAGGCAGAAGATAAAGATCATAATAGAAAAAACCGGTTGGTACTTAACCTTTGCCTTGGTTCCGTGTGGACAGCCCTACTTTGGTCTTTTGTTTTTATTAATCGCGAAACTGGCCTCCCTGTTCAGCAGGGAAAAGCAGGAGCCGATTCTTTCCTCCGTCCCACGTTTAGCCAAACGCACCGGACAACTGTTTGTTTTCTTACTGGTTTACATGTTCATCAATAGCTTTTTCTCAAAGCAGCCCTTAAATTCTTTTTTGCTTTCCTTGGCTTTTACCTTAGTCTTTTATTTTTATTTTTTCGGCAGTCAGCGTCTCGCCTTCTATGACCGGAAGTTCCTGACCACCTGCTTTTTTCTCTTTACTGGCGGCGGCATCGCCGTCTCGGCGGCAACTTTAATCCGCTATTTTAGCCTAAACCTTCCCCGGGCTGAGCTTTTTGGCGGCCCCAACAGCCTGGGGACTTTAATCATCATGTACACCGGCGTCGGCCTCGGCTTTCTCCTGGCGAAAGGGAAACCTTACGCTTACTTTGTTTTCCCCTTTTTAACGGCGTCCGTTTGCGCTCTTTTGGCCACCCAGTCCCGCGGCGCCTGGGTCGGTTTTGCCGGAATGTTAGTCCTCCTTATGCTCCTTAACTACAAAAAGAAAATCACCCTTATCTTTCTCGTCATCTTGCTGCTGGCCGCTGGTTTGCTGATGATTAACCCTACTCTCAACGACCGCTTTTTATCTATTTTTTCTCTTGATAAGGGCGGCAACATGACCAGGATTCATATTTGGCAAGCCAGTTTAAACATGATTAAGGATAAACCGCTCCAGGGTGTAGGTTTAGGGGTTTTCCCCGCCGTCTATCTCGAATACGCACCTCCGGCGGCGAAGAAGGAAAAAACCTTTGCTTTCGCCCATAATATTTTTCTCCAGATGGCCGCCGAATTAGGGCTACCCGGTTTTCTTCTCTTTAGCTTGGCCTTTGCCCACACATACTTTCTGGCATATAAGTTGACCAAAAGCGGAAATCCTTTTTACCAGGGTATTTTTGCTTCGCTCGTGGGCGTCTTCATTCATCAACAAGTTGATCTCCCGATTTGGAAAACCAACATCGGCATCGGTTTTTGGCTTCTGCTTGGTTTGGCGGTCGGGCTTTATGCCATGGAAGCAAAGAAAACCGCAGTTACCACCGGCCCTTCTCAGCCTGATTGCCAGAGCCTGACCATGCCGGGTCAATCCTAA